From Nicotiana tabacum cultivar K326 chromosome 20, ASM71507v2, whole genome shotgun sequence, one genomic window encodes:
- the LOC142174557 gene encoding secreted RxLR effector protein 161-like, whose protein sequence is MDKTESPVNQTRYRGTIGSLLYLTGSRPDIVFSVGLCVRFQLNLKESHLKATKRILRYLKGTQDLVLYYPSGDNFNLIGYADADYAGYLVDRKSTSGMAHFLGSCLIFWGTRKQNSVALSTAEAEYVAAASCCAQLLWIKQQLEDFGVLAESVPLLCDNTSALNMAKNPVQHKRTKHIDVGHYFLRDNVEKRLICMKFYNILLCSASMDQAAIGGFWGTR, encoded by the coding sequence ATGGATAAAACCGAATCTCCTGTGAATCAAACAAGGTATAGAGGCACTATTGGGTCGCTCCTCTATCTCACTGGCAGTCGACCTGATATTGTTTTCAGCGTGGGGCTGTGTGTAAGGTTTCAATTGAATCttaaggaatctcacttgaaggctaccaaaaggatactaagatatctcaAGGGAACACAGGACCTGGTGTTGTACTACCCATCAGGTGACAATTTTAATctaattgggtatgctgatgcagactatgcaggttatcttgtggacagaAAAAGCACTTCTGGAATGGCTCACTTCTTAGGTTCATGTCTTATCTTTTGGGGAACAAGGAAGCAGAATTCAGTGGCCTTGTCAAcagctgaagctgaatatgtagcTGCAGCATCCTGTTGTGCTCAGCTTCTATGGATCAAGCAGCAACTGGAGGATTTTGGGGTACTCGCTGAGAGTGTGCCCCTTCTATGTGACAACactagtgcactcaacatggccaaaaATCCAGTTCAACATAAAAGGACAAAACATATTGATGTGGGGCATTATTTTCTGAGAGATAATGTGGAGAAAAGGTTGATATGTATGAAGTTCTACAACATCCTATTGTGCTCAGCTTCTATGGATCAAGCAGCAATTGGAGGATTTTGGGGTACTCGCTGA